From a region of the Brachyspira sp. SAP_772 genome:
- a CDS encoding LrgB family protein, whose translation IFRIKSPLAIGIAIGTASHAVGTSKAIEMGETEGAMSGLAIGIAGALTVILLPILYKLLVTIW comes from the coding sequence AATATTTAGAATAAAATCWCCTTTAGCTATAGGTATTGCAATAGGCACTGCATCGCATGCTGTTGGTACTAGTAAGGCAATAGAGATGGGAGAGACTGARGGAGCTATGTCTGGTCTTGCTATAGGTATAGCTGGAGCTTTAACKGTTATACTTCTTCCTATACTATATAAACTGCTTGTTACTATATGGTAG